A stretch of DNA from Candidatus Neomarinimicrobiota bacterium:
ACGCATCTGTATAAATTAATTTTGAATTTGGTAAATAATGCCTTCGAATCGATGGAGGCTCAAGGTGAATTAATAATTTCGATTACAAACAAATATTTGGGCAGTGGAGTTATCGCCGATGAGAAATTCAAAGAGGGTAATTTTGTTGTATTGACAATAAGAGATGAAGGTAACGGAATAAAGCAAGAAGATCTGGTAAGAATATTCGAACCGTTTTTTACAAAGAAAGTAAAATCTGACAGAACGGGAAGCGGATTAGGTCTGTCCGTTGTCTATAACGTGATAAAGGACCACAATGCTTTTATAGATGTGGAGAGTGAATTAGGAGTGGGTACAAAGTTCCTGGTTTATTTTCCGGTGACAGTGGAAACGGTTATACGTGAAACCGATTTGATAGATGAATATAAGGGTTCGGGAAGTATTTTGGTCGTTGATGATAAGAAGAGTCAGCGACAAATGGCTGAAAAGATACTGTCTTCGCTGGGATATACCGTAGCCACAGCTGATAACGGTCTTGATGCCGTAAAGTATATTAAAAGGAATAAAGTTGACCTCGTGATGCTGGATATGATCTTAGAGGATGGAATAGACGGGTTGGATACGTTTAAAGAAATAATCAAGATTAATTCCCGTCAGAAAGTGATTATCGTAAGCGGTTTCAGCGAAACTGAAAGAGTTCAGGAAGCGATAACTCTCGGAGTTGAGAGGTATATAAAAAAGCCCTATACTTTAAAGGTAATAGGAAAAACGTTGGCAGAAGTCCTCAATAATTAATAGAAATAAGTTATTTCTAATATTAATTAAAAATTCAATAAATGTAAAATAGGAAGCAATTTCTTATGTCTGAAGCAGAGACAAAATTATTTTCCTCGGTATAAATTTGATGTTGTAAGTTGTCTGTTTACTTTCGAACTTCATTCGGGGGATATCAAATGAAGAATAAGATTACTGAGACATAATGGCTTGGTAAGCATATCAAAGAGTTTAAAATAAATGCTCCCTTAATAGCGGCAAGTCATAAGCCCGGACAGTTTGTCATAGTCAGAATATCCGAACCGGGTGAAAAAATACCATTGACCATATCGAAAAGTAATTCTAAAAAAGGTATCATAAATTTATGTGTTCAGGCTGTCGGACTCACAACGAAAGAATTGGTTTCTTTCGAATAAGGTTACCATCTGCTTGACGTTGTTGGTCCCTTAGGAAAACCAACCCTTATAGGCAGTCCGAAGAATGTTATCTGTATCGCGGGAGGGGTAGGCAAATATGTCAAGAAGCTGTACACCTTGGAAACGTTAGGTAATGCAGCAAGGAAAGAGCTGAATAAAAAGGAGTGAATAAATTATGACGGCATTTGGTCTCAATTGGTCTGTAGTGGTCTACAGAACGGCCTGCCAGACATAAGTCAGGCTGGCAATCAGATGGCATTGATTCCTGTAAGTCCCTGAGTAACAAAGGCAACCGCGGTCTTCAAAACCGTTGTCCCGCCGTAAGGCGGGAGGTGAGTTCGATTCTCAGACATTCCCGCTATAGGTGGAAGCTGAGTTCTTCCAGAGGAACTTATTCGGAGCCCTGACCGCTGCTGTCTCCGCCTGACTAACAATTAATTATACACACACCTTTTTTGACTGCGACACACCGAGAGCTGCAATCGATCGAAATTCCACTGATTGCAAGTTCATAGCTTTGTTAGTATATTGCGTTCTACAAATATATTGATAAGGGGGTCGTTTGAAAGCATTCAAAGGCGTTGATTTCTATATCGTCGATGATCTTTTCAGCGAAGAAGATCGTCTGATCAGGGACAGCGTCCGCTCGTTCGTGAGCGAGAAGGTTTTACCTGAGATTACCGCTTATTACCGTGAAGGAAAATTCCCCACCAAATTTATTAAGCCGATGGCGGAGTTGGGACTTCTCGGAGTCAACCTGCCGCAGGAGTATGGTTGTACAGGTTCTAACAACATTGTTTACGGTCTCGTATGCCGGGAGTTGGAACGTGGTGATTCGGGGATCAGGAGTTTCGTAAGCGTACAAGGATCGCTCGTAATGTGGCCGATTTTCAAATTCGGAAGCGAAGAACAAAAGAAGAAGTGGCTGCCGCTTATGGCGCAGGGAAAAGCAGTAGGCTGTTTCGGATTAACGGAATCCGATCATGGCTCAAACCCCATGGGAATGACCACAACTGCTAAACTTGATGGAAATGAATGGGTTCTTAGCGGGTCAAAGATGTGGATAACCAATGGTTCAATAGCGGATGTGGCAGTTGTGTGGGCTAAGACCAATGAGGGCATAAAGGAAACGTGCGCCCGATACCCTATGTAACTCCCGAAATGATGGATCAACAGTTCTTCATCATAATTTGAGATATACCAGCCGAATCCGTAACCGTAACGGTGAAATTTATAAAAGTCTCTATCCAGGTCAATTTGACTTTTATGTGCTTTTGCCATCAATTCTTCCGGAAAGATCCGTTTGCCATTTAGCGTTCCACCGTTCAAATTTACTTTCAGCCAATTGATCATATCTTTCGCAGTTGTATAATGCCCGCCGGCTGCGTGCATCACGTTATTTTTCTTTATAAAAGATAATTTCTTTGTTTCGCCCATCCATCCATGAGGTTTAGCGTAGCTTCCGGCTGTGACTTTATTCATATCCGATGTTGTATTTATCATATTAAGCGGATCAAGTACCTCTTCTCTAACGACCTGCTTCCATGGTTTACCTGTCACATTTTCGATTATTATGCCACTCATGACGTAGCCCAGATTATCGTAGCTGAATTGCTTTTCTGTAGGAGAACTTTCCTTCAATATATTTATCAAAGTTGTATTATCATGCTCTCCGGAGTAAGCGGTCCTGAACGTTACAGGACCATTCTCAAATCCCAAATTATGAGTCAGTAGATCTTTAACGCTTACAGTTTCAGCGGAGAGGGCGGAATTGAATTTCAATGTAGTTAAATACTTGCTTATCGGCGAGAAGGAGCATAGTCAATGCGGTGAACGATTTAGTTGAAGACGCAATATAAAACTTGGTATCCTGATTCACTTCTAACTTAGTCTCAATATCGGCATATCCAAATGATTTCAGATAAACAACTTTGTCGTTTTTAACCACTGCGATGCTCATTCCAGGAATTACATCGGTTTCTGATAAAAACTCCGATATCACACTGTCAAATTCATCAGTGAGCGGAGTGGAGACGTAACTGACATCCCGGGACATATTCCCGGTAGTCATTTTAGGTGTATCCGGATTATCGGAAGTGCTGCAGCTCGTTGTGATAATCAGTGCTGATATGAATATTGTATTCAAGATCCTTGATTGAATCATTTGCTGTTCTCCTTTTCATTTTGATTATTCAAGTATAATTACAGGATATCTATTTATAATGTGACAAGAACATTCGAAGAAATGTTGCAAAAAAATACTGGAACCACCAATGTGAAATTTGTAAGCGTTGGTTTTCTTCGAACAGGCGGTGAAGTGAATCACAAATTTCACTCATTTTCTAATTGTCTCTTGAGAAATTGAAGTTGTTGGCCGATTCTAAGTCCTTCCATGGGGATTTCATAGGATTCTAGGTGGGGAAGGAGAAAATGTCGATAGCGTTCTCCAGCCAAGATAACGAAATGATCCTTTTGTAAATCTGTGTATCCATGAAGCTTTTTAACTACCATCTCAGCCCAGTCTTCTCTTTCAGAAGTCTTCATCTCACTCAAAGTAATGTCATAAGGCTCAATTTCCTCATCGAGAGCGATCAGTCCGTATTTAGCTGATAAAATAAATATCGCATCAGGTTTGAGTTTCCGGGCAAATTGTAAACTAAGTTTGAATAGTGTACTTGTATACATCCCCTCTGCCGGAGATTTAACTGAGCGTTTCTTGCTTACACAGGATAAAAGGATTATATTGTTCAATAAAGAAATGTCCTCCCTCGCGGGCAGTTTTCAGACACAAACCCCCTGCCGGCAAAAAAGTATATAGACAATTAACAATGTCTTTAACTAAAGACCATTTTCGAACAGTATTTTATAAAATGGCATCTGGTTTGGTTTCGTGTTGAATAAGAAAGTCTGGAAACTTTTAGTCACTCCTTCTCCAATATTTGATACATTCATAATTGTTGTTTTCAAGAGTCCATTTTCGTGTATTATGTATAGTAGGCTAAATTTGCAATTCACCAGTAAACTCTTGTGTATTAACCGTTACAGAGTACGCCCGCCAGGAATCGAACCTGGGACCAATGGCTTAAAAGGCCACTGCTCTACCAACTGAGCTACGGGCGCATATTCCAACAGAAAAATATATCTTCATTTCCGATTAGTGGCAAGCGAAACTTGTTGAAAGACCCGCAAAATCTGCATAAATTTGCATCCTAACAGGTGCGATGTACTGCCGGCAAAATTTTAGGATGATAAAGCGAGATTGCTCCAAAGGAGTCTCTTCGAGACTTCGTCGTCCGCCGGCTGGCGGACTCCTCGCCAGTCCGGCGACTGACGGGCAATGACAAGAGAGTGTATTAAAAGATTTTAAGTTGAATAAAGTTTGAATAAGAAAGAAGCTGAGAAACGGATCGAATCGCTTCGGCGGGAGTTAGAGGGGCATAATTATAAGTATTATGTTCTTGACGAGCCTGAAATTTCTGATGCTGAGTATGACGTTCTCTTTCGACAATTGGAAAAAATCGAGGAGGAATATCCTGAATTAGTCACTCCCGAATCGCCTACTCAACGAGTCGGCGCTGAACCATCAAAAGAGTTCGGCAGCGTAACCCACACGATCCCACTTTTAAGTCTTCAAAACGCTATGGATGAAGACGGGCTGAAGGAATTTGACGCAAGCATAAAACGATTCCTCGACTCGGAGGATGAAATAGAATACGTGGCAGAGCCGAAATTAGACGGGCTTGCCGTCGAGCTCGTATATGAGAACGGTGTGTTCGTTTCAGGTTCCACGCGTGGTGACGGAGTAACGGGGGAGGATATAACACCGAATCTTCGGACTGTCAAATCAATACCGCTTCGTCTGAGAGAGGGGAAAATAAAAATTCCGCCTTTATTAGAAGTAAGGGGAGAGGTTTTTCTGTCCATTAATTCATTCAAGGAACTGAACAGGGCACAGGCGGAAAGAGAGGAAAAACTTTTCGCAAATCCGCGTAACGCAGCCGCGGGTTCGCTCCGTCAACTCGACCCGAAGATTACTGCAACCCGACCGCTTTCCATATTGTGTTACGGGATAGGGGCAGCTGAAGGGTTTAGTCCGGACAGTCATTGGGCGACGCTAAACGGATTAAAAGAATTGGGATTTCCGGTGACTATTCACGGCAGTGTTTGCAG
This window harbors:
- a CDS encoding acyl-CoA dehydrogenase family protein encodes the protein MKAFKGVDFYIVDDLFSEEDRLIRDSVRSFVSEKVLPEITAYYREGKFPTKFIKPMAELGLLGVNLPQEYGCTGSNNIVYGLVCRELERGDSGIRSFVSVQGSLVMWPIFKFGSEEQKKKWLPLMAQGKAVGCFGLTESDHGSNPMGMTTTAKLDGNEWVLSGSKMWITNGSIADVAVVWAKTNEGIKETCARYPM
- a CDS encoding beta-lactamase family protein, which gives rise to MTTGNMSRDVSYVSTPLTDEFDSVISEFLSETDVIPGMSIAVVKNDKVVYLKSFGYADIETKLEVNQDTKFYIASSTKSFTALTMLLLADKQVFNYIEIQFRPLR